One genomic segment of Gemmatimonadaceae bacterium includes these proteins:
- a CDS encoding protein kinase, which translates to MSAIPQHLETALSSRYTLERELGRGGMATVFLGQDLKHDRVVALKVLHPELAAALGPDRFLREIKLAARLNHPNILPLFDSGEASGWLYYVMPYVEGESLRQRLDREKKLSFAEAAQLVSAIGSALDYAHRQSIVHRDIKPENVMLHEGVPMVMDFGIAKAISAAGGDTLLTQTGMMVGTPAYVSPEQAAGEREIDGRSDQYSLACMLFEMLSGNRPFTGPTAQAVLAKRFTESAPTLKSASVRVAEHVEKAVARALAKEPTERFDTVISFVQAIVPETRRGNGAGPTGGAELSKSTKSVAVLPFTNMSADAENEYFTDGIAEEIISALSKIQALHVASRTSSFAFKGKTEDIRDIGRKLEVGTVLEGSVRKSGNKLRISAQLISVADGYQLWSERYDRELEDVFAIQDDIAQNIAKALRLVLTDREREVIEKVPTTNLEAYDYYLRGRQYFNQLRLKSLKFARQMFNRAIEIDPDYALAHAGVAYCCAFLYMYFDARASNLNQADAASRKAVELDPQLAEAHVARGFAVSLRKEFEEAERELELAIELDPRSYDAAYFYGRALLTQGKWERAADMFARAAEIRPEDYSTPGFLSQAYEGMGQHDKAIAARKQAVELARKHLELNPDDSRALVLGATALAAAGEPDKAAEWAGRGLAIDPEDPMTLYNVACVYALSGRPDAALSCLEKAVDNGFGHKEWLEHDTDLESLRADSRFQSLASAM; encoded by the coding sequence ATGAGCGCGATTCCGCAGCACCTCGAGACAGCCCTGTCCAGTCGCTACACGCTGGAGCGAGAGCTGGGGCGGGGCGGAATGGCGACCGTGTTCCTCGGGCAGGACCTGAAGCACGACCGCGTGGTTGCGCTCAAGGTGCTACACCCCGAGTTGGCGGCGGCGCTCGGACCGGACCGGTTCCTCCGCGAGATCAAGCTGGCCGCGCGGCTGAATCACCCGAACATCCTGCCGCTGTTCGATTCGGGCGAGGCCAGCGGCTGGCTGTACTACGTCATGCCGTACGTCGAGGGTGAATCGCTCCGGCAGCGCCTCGACCGGGAGAAGAAGCTCTCCTTCGCGGAGGCGGCGCAGCTCGTGAGCGCGATCGGATCGGCGCTGGATTACGCGCACCGGCAGAGCATCGTGCACCGCGACATCAAGCCCGAGAACGTGATGCTGCACGAGGGCGTCCCTATGGTCATGGACTTCGGGATCGCCAAGGCGATCAGCGCAGCGGGCGGCGACACGCTGCTCACGCAGACGGGAATGATGGTGGGCACGCCCGCGTACGTCAGTCCGGAACAGGCGGCCGGCGAGCGCGAGATAGACGGTCGGAGCGACCAGTACAGTCTGGCGTGCATGCTGTTCGAGATGCTGAGCGGCAACCGGCCGTTCACCGGGCCGACGGCGCAGGCGGTCCTGGCGAAGCGGTTCACCGAATCGGCTCCGACGCTCAAGTCGGCGAGCGTGCGCGTGGCCGAGCATGTGGAGAAGGCCGTCGCGCGCGCCCTGGCGAAGGAGCCCACCGAGCGTTTCGACACGGTGATAAGCTTCGTGCAGGCCATCGTACCGGAAACGCGGCGGGGCAACGGAGCCGGTCCTACTGGAGGCGCGGAGTTGAGCAAGTCGACAAAATCGGTCGCGGTGCTGCCGTTCACCAACATGAGCGCGGACGCCGAGAACGAGTATTTCACCGACGGGATCGCCGAGGAGATCATCAGCGCGCTGTCGAAGATCCAGGCGCTGCACGTCGCGTCGCGGACGTCGTCGTTCGCCTTCAAGGGGAAGACCGAGGACATCCGCGACATCGGCCGGAAGCTCGAGGTGGGCACCGTGCTCGAGGGAAGCGTGCGGAAGTCGGGCAACAAGCTGCGCATCTCGGCGCAGCTGATCAGCGTGGCGGACGGCTACCAGCTGTGGTCGGAGCGGTACGACCGGGAGCTGGAGGACGTGTTCGCGATCCAGGACGACATCGCGCAGAACATCGCCAAGGCGCTGCGACTCGTGCTGACGGACCGCGAGCGGGAAGTGATCGAGAAAGTGCCGACCACGAATCTCGAGGCGTACGATTATTACCTGCGCGGCAGGCAGTACTTCAACCAGCTGCGGCTGAAGAGCCTGAAGTTCGCCCGGCAGATGTTCAACCGCGCGATCGAGATCGACCCCGACTACGCCCTCGCTCACGCCGGCGTCGCGTATTGCTGCGCGTTCCTGTACATGTACTTCGACGCGCGCGCGTCGAACCTGAACCAGGCGGACGCCGCCAGCCGGAAGGCGGTGGAGCTGGATCCCCAGCTGGCGGAGGCGCATGTCGCGCGGGGCTTCGCGGTGTCGCTGCGCAAGGAGTTCGAGGAGGCGGAACGGGAGCTGGAGCTCGCGATCGAGCTGGATCCGAGATCGTACGACGCCGCGTATTTCTACGGCCGCGCGCTGCTGACGCAGGGGAAGTGGGAGCGCGCGGCGGACATGTTCGCTCGGGCGGCGGAGATCCGGCCCGAGGATTACAGCACGCCGGGATTCCTGTCGCAGGCGTACGAGGGGATGGGGCAGCACGACAAGGCGATCGCGGCGCGCAAGCAGGCTGTGGAGCTTGCCAGGAAGCACCTGGAGCTGAATCCCGACGATTCGCGCGCGCTGGTGCTCGGCGCGACCGCGCTCGCGGCGGCGGGGGAGCCGGACAAGGCGGCGGAGTGGGCCGGCCGCGGCCTCGCCATCGATCCGGAAGATCCGATGACGTTGTACAACGTGGCCTGCGTGTACGCGCTGAGCGGTCGGCCCGACGCCGCGCTGTCGTGTCTCGAGAAGGCGGTGGACAACGGGTTCGGGCACAAGGAGTGGCTGGAGCACGACACCGATCTGGAGTCGCTGCGGGCCGACTCGCGGTTCCAGTCGCTCGCGTCGGCGATGTAG
- a CDS encoding carboxypeptidase regulatory-like domain-containing protein: MLDRMLSAVFRGAAALVLAFLLLWPNELRGQAQATTGVIRGLVTDSAGAPVVGATVTVRNLATNFERSITTNSTGSFAATLLPVGTYEVNVRALGMSPFRRPSLRVSLGQAVDLEIAMARQATTLGTVVVEGARPLVDPNETEAATRLSAEVVSGLPNNGRNYLNLTLLTPNVAIVQGPDGDELSVAGQRGIHNNVSVDGADFNNPFFGEQRGGQRPAFTFNLDAVQEVVVISQGANAEFGRSSGGFVNVLTKSGTNELRGSTHYYLKNGALSQNARHGAIELDPDFSQHQFGFTLGGPLRRDKAFFFIAYDQQIYDETKQKSRPPSAAFTELQSFLGTAFGGTLRDDFGSIERTNDANALLVKLDWRVNPVHNAALKYNYTNSRQVNGTFDVDTWGRSANGVEKDYSHAFNGSLASQLSASVSNEFRFQLAREDRPRPYAGPTMPGGSRPFPDTGMDFEHGFRFGLPFFLPIKAHDTRIQVLDNVSWLRGNHLIKAGAEWNRVEAKQTFIGFANGRFIFSSVNGFRNYVTLGNGYVECSDGTSNTTGSCPAGSTITGPVLLYLQQVGVGGRSVEDAGTQAIPQHDLAAYIQDTWKPTPRLTLNYGVRWEAQVQPDPITPPNEVFFAPFIGKTVTNSAGTFRFPSDGTIPSDWKMFQPRFGMTWDVGGDGKQVVRASAGMFYARIPGLNLASSRSTNGSIGQTLFRNSELRAILGAPPDYDELLAAPGAVFFPDVFVFDEDFRNPRTISAMAGYERELGRGLAGSVSFTHARTDFLTRFINRNDAVFGSPWSSGLEPGGSNGIFTLTVVESSAKSRYNGVTVGLQGAPHQRLQFEGNYTLSFDKSDDDNERDPFSFRYARANRLDREYNWSDRDQRHRFNAWLLARLPWALEMNNRISAYSAQPTSEKCGTGNRGTGERATGPGDRICPDGSILLRNTLRKENAFFSWDVRFARAFENRGRGRLEAIVEVFNVTNSDNFRDPAATSLLFNFDGTIRSGLGDPRQIQAGLRWIM; this comes from the coding sequence ATGCTGGACCGTATGCTGTCCGCCGTGTTCCGCGGCGCTGCCGCACTCGTCCTCGCATTTCTTCTACTGTGGCCGAACGAGCTTCGCGGCCAGGCGCAGGCAACCACCGGGGTCATCCGCGGCCTGGTGACCGACTCCGCGGGCGCGCCGGTCGTCGGCGCGACCGTGACGGTGCGCAACCTCGCGACCAACTTCGAGCGCTCGATCACCACCAACAGCACCGGGTCGTTCGCGGCGACGCTGCTCCCGGTGGGCACTTACGAAGTGAACGTTCGCGCGCTCGGCATGAGCCCGTTCCGGCGCCCGTCGCTCAGGGTGAGTCTTGGCCAGGCGGTGGATCTCGAGATCGCCATGGCCCGGCAGGCGACGACGCTCGGCACCGTGGTCGTGGAAGGCGCCCGTCCCCTGGTGGATCCCAACGAGACCGAGGCGGCAACGAGACTCTCCGCCGAAGTCGTCTCCGGCTTGCCGAACAACGGACGGAATTATCTCAACCTCACTCTGCTCACGCCGAACGTGGCGATCGTGCAGGGTCCGGACGGGGACGAGCTGTCCGTCGCCGGCCAGCGCGGAATTCACAACAACGTTTCGGTGGATGGCGCCGACTTCAACAATCCGTTCTTCGGCGAGCAGCGCGGCGGCCAGCGGCCGGCGTTCACGTTCAATCTCGATGCCGTGCAGGAAGTGGTCGTGATCTCGCAGGGAGCGAACGCAGAGTTCGGCCGCTCCAGCGGCGGCTTCGTGAACGTGCTGACCAAGTCGGGGACGAACGAGCTGCGCGGATCCACCCACTATTACCTGAAGAACGGCGCACTGTCGCAGAACGCGCGGCACGGAGCGATCGAGCTCGACCCCGACTTCTCGCAGCACCAGTTCGGGTTCACGCTCGGCGGTCCGCTGCGGCGCGACAAGGCGTTCTTCTTCATCGCGTACGATCAGCAGATCTACGACGAGACCAAGCAGAAGTCGCGTCCGCCCTCGGCCGCGTTCACCGAGCTTCAGAGCTTCCTCGGGACCGCATTCGGCGGCACGCTGCGCGACGACTTCGGGTCCATAGAGCGCACGAATGACGCGAACGCGCTCCTGGTGAAGCTGGACTGGCGCGTCAATCCCGTGCACAACGCCGCGCTCAAGTACAACTACACGAACTCGCGGCAGGTGAACGGCACGTTCGACGTGGACACCTGGGGACGCAGCGCCAACGGCGTGGAGAAGGACTACTCGCACGCCTTCAACGGGAGTCTCGCGTCGCAGCTCTCGGCCAGCGTGTCCAACGAGTTCCGCTTTCAGTTGGCCCGCGAGGACCGGCCGCGGCCGTATGCCGGCCCGACGATGCCCGGGGGAAGCCGCCCCTTCCCCGACACCGGGATGGACTTCGAGCACGGCTTCCGGTTCGGGCTGCCGTTCTTCCTTCCGATCAAAGCGCACGACACGCGCATCCAGGTCCTGGACAATGTCTCGTGGCTGAGAGGAAATCACCTGATCAAGGCCGGCGCCGAATGGAACCGGGTGGAGGCGAAGCAGACGTTCATCGGCTTCGCCAATGGCCGGTTCATCTTCAGCAGCGTGAACGGATTCCGGAACTACGTCACGCTCGGCAACGGGTACGTGGAGTGCTCGGACGGAACGTCGAACACGACGGGAAGCTGTCCGGCCGGCTCGACGATAACGGGCCCGGTGCTGCTGTACCTGCAGCAGGTCGGCGTGGGCGGACGCTCCGTCGAGGACGCCGGGACGCAGGCGATCCCGCAGCACGACCTGGCCGCGTACATCCAGGACACGTGGAAGCCGACGCCGAGGCTCACGCTGAACTACGGCGTGCGCTGGGAGGCGCAGGTGCAGCCGGATCCGATCACGCCGCCGAACGAAGTGTTCTTCGCGCCGTTCATCGGCAAGACCGTGACGAACTCGGCGGGCACCTTCCGGTTCCCGTCGGACGGGACGATTCCGTCGGACTGGAAGATGTTCCAGCCGCGCTTCGGCATGACGTGGGACGTCGGCGGGGACGGGAAGCAGGTCGTGCGGGCAAGCGCGGGAATGTTCTACGCCAGGATCCCCGGGCTCAACCTGGCGAGCTCGCGCAGCACCAACGGATCCATCGGGCAGACGCTCTTCCGGAATAGCGAGCTGAGGGCAATTCTCGGGGCGCCGCCCGATTACGACGAATTGCTCGCGGCGCCGGGCGCGGTGTTCTTTCCCGACGTATTTGTGTTCGACGAGGATTTCCGCAATCCGCGCACGATCAGCGCGATGGCCGGATACGAACGGGAGCTGGGGCGGGGGCTGGCCGGGTCGGTGAGCTTCACGCACGCCCGCACGGACTTTCTCACGCGCTTCATCAACCGGAACGACGCGGTCTTCGGCAGTCCGTGGAGCAGCGGGCTCGAGCCCGGCGGCTCGAACGGAATCTTCACGCTGACGGTCGTGGAGAGCAGCGCCAAGTCGCGGTACAACGGGGTCACCGTCGGACTGCAGGGCGCGCCGCACCAGCGCCTGCAGTTCGAGGGGAACTACACGCTGTCCTTCGACAAGTCGGACGACGACAACGAGCGCGATCCTTTCAGCTTCAGGTACGCGCGAGCCAACCGGCTGGACCGGGAATACAACTGGAGCGATCGGGACCAGCGGCACCGCTTCAATGCCTGGCTGCTGGCCCGGCTGCCGTGGGCGCTGGAAATGAACAACCGCATCAGCGCGTACTCGGCGCAGCCGACCTCCGAGAAGTGCGGCACCGGGAACAGAGGCACGGGCGAGCGCGCGACGGGTCCGGGGGACCGGATCTGTCCCGACGGCTCCATCCTGCTGCGCAACACGCTCCGAAAGGAGAACGCCTTCTTCTCGTGGGACGTTCGCTTTGCACGCGCCTTCGAGAATCGCGGCCGGGGCCGGCTCGAGGCGATCGTAGAGGTGTTCAACGTCACGAACTCGGACAACTTCCGTGACCCGGCGGCGACGTCGCTGCTGTTCAACTTCGACGGGACGATCAGGAGCGGGCTGGGCGACCCGCGCCAGATCCAGGCGGGGCTGCGCTGGATCATGTGA
- a CDS encoding aldo/keto reductase, whose protein sequence is MKYVRLGTAGASVSRICLGCMTFGSRKWRPWVVEESDARLIFKKAIESGINFFDTADMYSLGVSEEITGRAVRDMAKLDEVVVATKVYWPMTDRPNMGGLSRKHIIQGCEASLRRLGLERIDLYQIHRLDGTTPVEEILAALDHLVTSGKVLYVGASSMYAWQFARMLSAAERNGWARFVTMQNHYNLLYREEEREMNPLCEAEGIGLLPWSPLARGYLAGARRSLGDRESTQRAKTDEYGHTLYTESGDWDVVEALNAVAAARGAAPAEVALAWLLSKLAVTAPIVGTTKAGHLDAAVRAIELELSAEEIARLEAPYRPHPIAGHS, encoded by the coding sequence ATGAAATACGTTCGGCTGGGCACGGCCGGCGCGTCGGTCTCGCGCATCTGCCTCGGCTGCATGACGTTCGGCAGCAGGAAGTGGCGGCCATGGGTCGTGGAAGAAAGCGACGCCCGGCTGATCTTCAAGAAGGCGATCGAGTCCGGCATCAACTTCTTCGACACCGCGGACATGTACTCGCTCGGAGTGAGCGAGGAGATCACCGGCCGCGCCGTGCGCGACATGGCGAAGCTCGACGAAGTAGTCGTCGCCACCAAGGTCTACTGGCCCATGACCGACCGCCCCAATATGGGCGGGCTGTCGCGGAAGCACATCATCCAGGGGTGCGAAGCCAGCCTCCGGCGGCTCGGCCTCGAGCGCATCGATCTCTATCAGATCCACCGGCTCGACGGAACGACGCCCGTCGAGGAGATCCTGGCCGCGCTGGATCATCTGGTGACGTCGGGCAAGGTGCTGTACGTCGGGGCGAGCTCGATGTACGCCTGGCAGTTCGCGCGAATGTTGAGCGCGGCCGAGCGCAACGGCTGGGCGCGGTTCGTCACGATGCAGAACCATTACAACCTCCTGTACCGCGAGGAGGAGCGCGAGATGAACCCGCTGTGCGAGGCGGAGGGGATCGGTTTGCTGCCGTGGTCGCCGCTGGCGCGCGGATATCTCGCGGGCGCGCGCCGCTCGCTCGGCGACCGCGAGTCCACGCAGCGCGCGAAGACCGACGAGTACGGCCACACCCTGTACACTGAGAGCGGCGACTGGGACGTGGTGGAGGCGTTGAACGCCGTCGCCGCCGCGCGGGGAGCCGCGCCCGCGGAGGTCGCGCTCGCGTGGCTGCTGTCGAAGCTGGCGGTCACGGCGCCGATAGTCGGGACCACCAAAGCGGGCCACCTCGACGCGGCCGTCAGAGCGATCGAGCTGGAGCTGTCGGCGGAAGAGATAGCGCGGCTCGAGGCACCGTACAGGCCGCATCCGATCGCCGGACACAGTTGA
- a CDS encoding serine/threonine-protein kinase, which produces MKFPDSPHPSGSDPLAQKLAASLGSTYELGRELGGGGMSRVFLAHDRSLGRDIVVKLLLPELAAGISITRFRREIALAARLQHPNIVTVLSAGEADGLPYFTMPFVRGESLRALLERGERVEVRRAIRILRDVACALARAHEEGVVHRDIKPANILLSGGAAMVTDFGVAKALSSSREPEDDTGDSTLTVAGTSLGTPDYISPEQATADPAMDHRSDIYSLGVAAYHLLAGQLPFPAASHREAITAHLTKTPPPLASRREDIPPALAELVTRCMEKDPAARPQSAEQIVDELDRISPDARVTADVVPAALPARPPWMSRAVIGLLVATSLGLAALNYMSRSAQPADTAVAPPSPATSVPAAREAYGRGLDYFRRSRQDSANAQFLTPAIEAFEEAVRLDPRYAQAFARLAEARFWWAALDPADQRRASLFNQALDSAIALDPNLPEVRAAQALRMDH; this is translated from the coding sequence GTGAAATTTCCCGATAGCCCGCATCCGTCCGGCTCCGACCCGCTGGCGCAGAAGCTGGCCGCGTCGCTCGGGTCCACCTACGAGCTAGGGCGCGAGCTGGGCGGCGGCGGGATGTCGCGCGTCTTCCTGGCGCACGATCGCTCGCTCGGCAGGGACATCGTCGTGAAGCTGCTGCTGCCGGAGCTGGCCGCGGGGATATCCATCACCCGGTTCCGCCGTGAGATCGCGCTCGCCGCGCGACTGCAGCATCCGAACATCGTGACGGTGCTGAGCGCGGGCGAGGCCGACGGCCTGCCGTATTTCACCATGCCCTTCGTGCGCGGCGAGTCTCTGCGTGCCCTGTTGGAGCGGGGCGAGCGCGTCGAAGTGCGCCGCGCGATCCGGATTTTGCGCGACGTCGCCTGCGCGCTCGCGCGCGCGCACGAGGAAGGCGTCGTGCACCGCGACATCAAGCCGGCGAACATCCTGCTTTCCGGCGGCGCCGCAATGGTGACCGACTTCGGCGTCGCCAAAGCGCTGTCATCGTCCCGCGAGCCCGAGGATGATACGGGCGATTCGACTCTCACCGTCGCCGGCACTTCGCTCGGCACACCGGACTACATCTCGCCCGAGCAGGCCACGGCCGATCCGGCGATGGACCACCGCTCCGACATCTACTCGCTTGGCGTCGCCGCGTATCACCTCCTTGCCGGTCAGCTGCCCTTCCCGGCGGCATCGCACCGCGAGGCGATCACGGCGCACCTCACGAAAACGCCCCCGCCGCTCGCGAGCCGGCGCGAGGACATCCCGCCCGCGCTCGCCGAGCTCGTGACGCGGTGCATGGAGAAGGACCCGGCCGCGCGACCGCAGTCGGCGGAGCAGATAGTGGACGAGCTGGACCGCATCTCGCCGGACGCGCGTGTGACCGCGGACGTGGTGCCTGCGGCGCTTCCGGCCCGACCACCGTGGATGAGCCGCGCCGTCATCGGCCTGCTCGTCGCCACCTCGCTCGGACTCGCCGCGTTGAACTACATGTCGCGCTCGGCCCAGCCGGCGGACACCGCCGTCGCGCCTCCGTCCCCCGCGACGAGCGTCCCGGCCGCGCGCGAAGCGTACGGGCGCGGGCTCGATTATTTCCGCCGCTCGCGGCAGGACAGCGCGAACGCTCAGTTCCTCACGCCGGCCATCGAGGCGTTCGAGGAAGCCGTCAGGCTCGACCCACGCTACGCGCAGGCATTCGCGCGGCTCGCCGAGGCGCGCTTCTGGTGGGCGGCGCTCGATCCCGCCGACCAGCGCCGCGCGTCTCTGTTCAATCAAGCGCTGGACAGCGCTATCGCGCTCGATCCGAATCTTCCCGAAGTGCGCGCGGCGCAGGCGCTGCGAATGGACCACTGA
- a CDS encoding permease prefix domain 1-containing protein: MATPERTVSLEDQIDQWRSYLRRRQAIHSVDVAELEDHLREQVAGLTEAGLATDEAFLVAVKRMGDLDSLSREFAREHSDRLWKQLVMSPSDTDEPQAGARTDSVVAFGLAAAAALAVKLPAAFGLDLDQDAPFYARNASLFVLPLLTGYFAWKRQLDRRIVGWLAVAFAAAAVFANVYPFSTEESHTQVLLALHLPIALWLVVGVAYAGGRWGQVAGRMDFIRFTGELLIYYVLIALGGGVLTGFMALIFQGIGIDPEPFFESWLLPCGAVGAVVIAAWLVEAKQSVIENMAPVLTRLFTPLFAALLVTFLVTMLWTGRAIDIEREMLIAFDLLLVVVLGLLLYSISARDPRTPPGVFDVLQVVLLVSALLADMLTLWAIVARIDEFGFSPNRVAALGMNVILLVNLAWSAVLYVRFLRGAGSFSVLERWQTNYLPVYAVWAAIVVIAFPPLFGYL; encoded by the coding sequence GTGGCTACGCCAGAACGCACCGTATCGCTCGAGGACCAGATCGACCAGTGGCGGAGCTACCTCCGCCGGCGGCAGGCGATTCACTCCGTGGATGTCGCCGAGCTGGAAGATCATCTGCGCGAGCAGGTGGCGGGGTTGACCGAGGCGGGGCTCGCCACCGATGAAGCGTTCCTGGTGGCGGTGAAGCGAATGGGCGACCTCGACTCTCTCTCGCGCGAGTTCGCGCGCGAGCACTCGGACCGACTGTGGAAGCAGCTGGTGATGTCACCGTCTGACACCGACGAGCCGCAGGCGGGGGCGCGTACGGATTCTGTCGTCGCATTCGGTCTCGCCGCGGCCGCCGCGCTGGCGGTCAAGCTGCCCGCGGCGTTCGGGCTCGACCTGGATCAGGACGCTCCTTTCTACGCTCGCAACGCGAGCCTGTTCGTCCTGCCGCTGCTCACCGGCTACTTCGCCTGGAAGCGGCAGCTCGACCGCAGGATTGTCGGTTGGCTGGCGGTGGCATTCGCAGCGGCGGCCGTATTCGCCAATGTCTATCCGTTCTCGACGGAGGAGAGTCATACGCAGGTGCTGCTGGCGCTGCACCTGCCGATCGCGCTCTGGCTGGTGGTGGGCGTCGCGTACGCCGGCGGCCGCTGGGGTCAGGTGGCGGGCCGGATGGATTTCATTCGCTTCACCGGCGAACTACTCATCTACTACGTCCTGATCGCGCTTGGCGGCGGCGTGCTTACCGGCTTCATGGCGCTCATCTTCCAGGGCATCGGGATCGACCCGGAGCCTTTCTTCGAGTCGTGGCTGCTCCCGTGCGGTGCGGTCGGCGCCGTGGTGATCGCCGCGTGGCTCGTGGAGGCCAAGCAGAGCGTGATCGAGAACATGGCACCCGTGTTGACGCGGTTGTTCACGCCGCTGTTCGCCGCCCTGCTCGTCACGTTTCTGGTGACCATGCTGTGGACCGGGCGCGCGATCGACATCGAGCGGGAGATGCTCATCGCGTTCGACCTGCTCCTGGTGGTGGTTCTGGGACTGCTGCTGTATTCCATCTCCGCCCGCGATCCGCGCACGCCCCCCGGTGTGTTCGACGTGCTGCAGGTCGTGCTGCTCGTCAGCGCGCTCCTGGCGGACATGCTGACGCTGTGGGCCATCGTCGCGCGCATCGACGAGTTCGGCTTCAGCCCGAACCGGGTGGCCGCTCTGGGTATGAACGTGATCCTGCTGGTGAACCTGGCGTGGTCGGCGGTGCTGTATGTGCGCTTCCTGAGAGGTGCCGGATCGTTCTCGGTGCTCGAGCGCTGGCAGACCAACTACCTGCCCGTGTACGCCGTCTGGGCGGCGATCGTCGTGATCGCCTTCCCGCCGCTCTTCGGCTACCTCTGA
- a CDS encoding helix-turn-helix transcriptional regulator, with protein MYDRLGSSATRTREAMEINKDLMAASSTPIVLAIVAEGDSYGYAILQRVRELSKGRMEWTDGMLYPVLHRLERLGYIKARWEVAESGRRRKYYRITSQGRAQLAEERKQWQAVDATLRGIWQSLSHSIPAGRPTVAALLPQGA; from the coding sequence ATGTACGACCGGTTGGGCTCGTCCGCGACGCGCACACGGGAAGCGATGGAGATCAACAAGGACCTCATGGCCGCTTCGTCCACCCCTATCGTCCTGGCGATCGTCGCCGAGGGCGACAGCTACGGCTACGCGATTCTCCAGCGGGTTCGCGAGTTGTCCAAAGGAAGGATGGAGTGGACGGACGGGATGCTCTATCCGGTCCTGCACCGCCTCGAGCGCCTCGGCTACATCAAGGCGCGGTGGGAAGTCGCCGAGAGTGGACGCCGTCGCAAGTACTACCGGATCACCTCGCAAGGGCGGGCGCAGCTCGCCGAAGAACGCAAGCAGTGGCAGGCGGTTGACGCGACTCTACGCGGCATCTGGCAGTCGCTGTCCCATTCCATTCCAGCCGGCCGCCCGACGGTGGCCGCGCTTCTACCTCAGGGAGCCTGA
- a CDS encoding chloramphenicol acetyltransferase — MTQAGEASGRFLDVGSWSRREHFELFCGFANPFFSLCVDVDATATWERCAQADSPSFYIATLFHSLRAANGIEAFRLRIRGDRVWVHDSVRASATILREDDTFGFGIFPPAPGLEEFASHAAGEVAAAKRVTPLVLPRPGEDDLIYHSSLPWMRFTAFSNALNGGKASVPRVVFGRCAQRGGRWLMPVAVEVHHALVDGLDVARYLEAFQASLS, encoded by the coding sequence ATGACCCAAGCAGGTGAAGCCTCCGGTCGGTTTCTCGACGTCGGAAGTTGGAGTCGGCGGGAGCACTTCGAGCTGTTTTGTGGGTTCGCCAATCCGTTCTTCAGCCTGTGCGTGGACGTGGACGCCACCGCGACCTGGGAGAGATGCGCCCAGGCGGACTCGCCGTCGTTCTACATCGCCACGCTGTTCCACTCGCTGCGCGCGGCGAACGGAATCGAGGCGTTTCGCCTGCGGATTCGCGGCGACCGGGTGTGGGTGCACGACAGCGTGCGCGCCAGCGCGACGATCCTGCGCGAGGACGACACGTTCGGCTTCGGAATATTTCCCCCCGCTCCGGGTCTGGAGGAGTTCGCAAGCCATGCTGCCGGCGAGGTCGCCGCGGCGAAGCGCGTCACGCCGCTGGTGCTCCCGCGTCCCGGCGAGGACGATCTCATATATCACTCCAGCCTGCCGTGGATGCGCTTCACGGCATTCAGCAACGCGCTGAACGGCGGGAAGGCCTCGGTGCCGCGCGTGGTGTTCGGGAGGTGCGCGCAACGCGGCGGGCGCTGGCTCATGCCGGTCGCGGTCGAGGTGCACCACGCGCTGGTGGACGGGCTCGACGTGGCCCGGTACCTGGAGGCGTTTCAGGCCAGCCTGTCGTAG